One stretch of Scophthalmus maximus strain ysfricsl-2021 chromosome 12, ASM2237912v1, whole genome shotgun sequence DNA includes these proteins:
- the LOC118284299 gene encoding zinc finger protein 638-like isoform X6 produces MLEENKAGSSRQLRSPDTCGQPRESKTNGRTRNVAAGKTINTIHPARRFTLQLDRGALSPSPGPLTSPLFGRLTGSSLLIGQQAASLRLAQLKAQLALMQINNALKIGYQAANIPAPYPTTAPPSPTAAAINLLNLLKIANAMSHPLFNPYASGNQSSTQGPYGLSSMQAERDPRKDSPQFGPGSSFCSSAASSATPANAGETTPSPLAQSVSYRPEQSWAVNDKDIERSVDMHISRARDVTYHGKQDHQPIGQSTLFTSTQRDDILSSGTGTTSSPIASTPASLGHRYSAVYSGSSSLDWFPKYKMAATDDSCQFYSSPASSSYTSRGSGRFNSSSGRERDVQSIPGLGDFDYPVQVAPSRPKYTPECASNILSKFGLEKEDLEYLISYPDDQMTPANLPFILHQIRIDKAKRATTAVESNPDPETPPIRGVSGMGSLSSSGGSAALLQPPKVVDYGHTGNYAGGVVDEIGRTSGRSADSDGSGSLSCGNTWDIRSRHSQEDTKELKSSAPGSSHGQCSSVTNSSYNSTLSSVAARSNHPAKPLKTKPMHTPQKVLCPSSLPRKDKDGGLRLEDCSKSSPLKKTEAERSQSASNTQPSCGLHPDLTGLVLIGTDSTIGAKTHSTTPAKESVVHKQTQKRQNQKLHMQEKQVQKKPVSQMEEALSHLAFSATQPSSPILNTTDASQTVQPSVFIPCPAVAPPASLQLVAGLENFPWSRTQHPAERPVSEGLPTPSMMRDYAAATPQVFPHTCSLCYKECAHMKDWVTHQNTSLHLESRGVLRAKYPEWNGGIEVGPSSPSRAQRYGCYGSPMRSLEGQRRCFSPSRRYDRRSSPRRSGERRYSPRRSCEIRSPPRTSHDRRSLSETSLQRTSSSAEKLVKKLLEESVAHSVSKQSDSEAVGEIEALVCFEKEEDAEKLKSIKSIKGIPVTVGASVREKNTPQRKTPPREPDASGVSERKCTKSTKTMTHRAAAPTLHQTSPDRSTKPLTSPDRPTKPLTSPDRSTKPLTSPDRSTKPLTSPDRPTKPLTSPDRPTKPLTSLDRPTKPLTSPDRSTKPLTSPDRSTKPLTSPDRPTKPLTSPDRSTKPLTSPDRPTKPLTSPDRPTKPLTSPDRSTKPLTSPDRPTKPLTSPDRPTKSLSSPDRPTKSLSSPDRPTKSLSSPDRSTKPLTSPDRPTKPLSSPDRPTKPLTSPDRPTKPLSSPDRPTKPLSSPDRPTKPLSSPDRPTKPLSSPDRPTKPLSSPDRPTKPLTSPDRPTKPLSSPDRPTKPPSSPDRPTKPLTSPDRPSKPFSSPSGSKTTATGKRLASVDGAVSAARTPPTLTVGEKNEKCLDLRRIWCVDKSQFCLPLQVQGEFTAGVVSSDANLNGVALVDVRETSPDPRRSPNDSKMSASSSSSSSTSSSSCKPTKGSTKGSSSSNSTSVSPNNPKDASESIESPTGPSSSSPSSPSPETPSPAGRRAPRSKTKSPVKALNTSSFSRFETASTAIIEGSTETTPESAEATPDHRASAESITAKTVESSETCPPAPGSGFNQGNTRKDLEKGEEKRKDGDDPDKRTKQEDVGGENDLMPDSTHEQMDDGDRGGGCGVQLPEENLQVLNGEKEPDASFQAVDAAGQEERKSPVGDNGSSVQQLSEEGVTQVSNKPAVEHTININPEANNDQVLGRKRASRGIGCAKKRKLNEEEDKMMKSAESCKASRGVDKPHEHIPKDEEQPLNVSDEKASLKDLDSDVTKQETFEALDSIDDQRAMDDDGQKVEPPTDQMSKDIKGIEVEGDANRAVDSVADADNKDKTVKRVKMTPRRDDGSWKRSGPRTRASKREEKEKSPLKPDGRVIKSGTRTKTGTTAGVSKKDQEIKEEVYEILDSVDDEPVRDATERSVRRRSQRGKKEEKTDEESLYEVLDSVEDEAATEQPTVMTRSTRGRRGRTSKKDSPIDKTKEEDTPTRRSRTPARESQEAKKSYITVREVRDEDATFEILDSVEDEAVVRDDRPTTGGRGKRGRPTKAVKATKKERRREKEGEEEEVVVDTKELVTVDEVGADEAGKEMAAWDGKNVPGDEEKVEWSTLELRPPSKEDESVDSLNPETSLTLDEPGDDEEEKKTRKHDVTVVSKRRRRRKELVGPEAKRSRSQSPRSSANVKLPPFIPNNPLGQEFVVPKSGYFCNLCRVFYLNQSSGKEQHCVSQRHYDNLQKHYQKLQDKPSRSSTQYSQGVVSD; encoded by the exons CTTTACGTTGCAATTGGATCGTGGCgccctttctccttctccagggcCCCTAACAAGCCCCCTATTTGGAAGGCTCACAGGGAGCTCACTCCTGATTGGACAGCAGGCTGCATCCTTGCGGCTAGCTCAACTGAAAGCTCAGCTTGCTCTGATGCAGATAAACAATGCTCTCAAGATTGGCTATCAAGCTGCGAACATACCTGCTCCTTACCCAACCACAGCACCTCCATCCCCGACTGCCGCGGCCATCAATCTCCTTAACCTTCTGAAGATTGCAAACGCCATGTCTCATCCCCTTTTCAACCCATATGCCTCTGGTAACCAAAGTTCTACCCAGGGACCCTATGGACTCTCCAGTATGCAGGCAGAGAGGGACCCTCGAAAGGATTCTCCTCAGTTCGGACCTGGGTCAAGCTTCTGCTCTTCTGCAGCTTCCTCTGCGACCCCTGCCAATGCTGGGGAAACGACTCCATCACCACTGGCTCAGTCAGTGAGCTACAGGCCTGAACAGAGTTGGGCTGTAAATGACAAGGACATAGAAAGGTCTGTAGACATGCATATCAGCAGAGCCAGAGATGTTACATATCACGGCAAACAGGATCATCAGCCGATAGGCCAGAGCACTCTCTTTACCAGCACCCAGAGAGATGACATTCTATCCTCGGGCACTGGGACGACCTCCTCTCCGATAGCCTCAACCCCTGCCTCTCTAGGACACAGATACTCTGCTGTTTACAGTGGCAGTAGCTCCTTGGACTGGTTTCCAAAATACAAAATGGCAGCCACTGATGATTCCTGCCAATTTTATTCATCACCAGCTTCATCTAGCTACACAAGCAGGGGTAGCGGTAGGTTTAATTCCTCCAGTGGCCGAGAACGTGATGTGCAGTCCATTCCAGGATTAGGTGATTTTGACTATCCTGTCCAAGTCGCCCCAAGTCGCCCCAAGTACACTCCCGAATGTGCCTCAAACATCCTTTCAAAATTTGGACTTGAAAAAGAGGATTTGGAATATCTAATCTCTTACCCTGATGACCAGATGACCCCTGCCAACCTGCCGTTTATCTTGCACCAAATCCGCATTGACAAGGCCAAGAGAGCAACAACTGCAGTTGAGTCAAACCCCGACCCTGAaactccaccaatcagaggcgTGAGTGGAATGGGCAGTTTGAGTAGTTCTGGAGGATCAGCAGCGCTTCTCCAGCCCCCTAAAGTGGTTGACTATGGACATACTGGCAATTATGCTGGAGGGGTTGTGGATGAGATTGGAAGAACTAGTGGCAGAAGTGCTGACAGTGATGGGAGTGGCAGCTTGTCGTGTGGAAACACTTGGGATATTAGGAGCCGCCACAGTCAAGAAGATACAAAAGAGTTGAAAAGCAGTGCCCCTGGTTCTTCACATGGTCAATGTAGCTCTGTAACCAACTCTTCATACAATTCAACACTGAGCTCAGTAGCTGCCCGAAGCAATCATCCAGCTAAGCCATTAAAGACCAAACCAATGCACACTCCTCAGAAAGTCCTCTGCCCTTCTTCTCTGCCAAGGAAAGACAAAGATGGTGGCCTCAGACTTGAAGATTGTTCCAAGTCCAgtcctttgaaaaaaacagaggcagaACGAAGCCAGTCAGCATCAAACACCCAACCATCTTGCGGGTTGCATCCCGACCTAACTGGTCTTGTGCTCATTGGTACCGATTCCACCATTGGAGCTAAGACTCACAGTACAACGCCAGCAAAAGAGTCGGTGGTTCATAAGCAGACGCAGAAAAGGCAGAACCAAAAACTGCACATGCAGGAGAAGCAGGTGCAGAAAAAGCCAGTGTCTCAAATGGAGGAAGCGTTGAGTCATCTGGCTTTTTCTGCCACCCAGCCTTCTTCTCCCATCCTCAATACCACAGATGCCTCACAAACTGTGCAACCTTCAGTGTTCATCCCTTGCCCCGCCGTTGCTCCTCCAGCTTCACTTCAGCTGGTTGCCGGTCTGGAGAACTTCCCCTGGTCGCGGACGCAGCATCCAGCGGAGAGACCGGTCTCTGAGGGTCTGCCAACGCCGTCCATGATGCGTGACTATGCGGCGGCCACACCGCAAGTCTTCCCACACACCTGTTCTCTGTGTTACAAAGAATGTGCTCATATGAAG GATTGGGTCACCCACCAGAACACTAGCCTTCACCTTGAGAGCCGCGGGGTCCTCCGGGCAAA GTACCCAGAGTGGAATGGTGGGATCGAGGTCGGACCCAG TTCCCCGTCTCGCGCTCAACGGTATGGCTGTTATGGGTCGCCCATGAGGAGCCTtgagggacagaggagatgCTTCTCACCAAGTAGAAGATATGACAGACGGTCCTCGCCGAGGAGGAGTGGGGAGAGACGGTATTCGCCAAGAAGAAGCTGCGAAATACGATCGCCACCGAGGACGAGCCACGACAGACGGTCGTTGTCGGAGACGTCCCTTCAACGGACATCGAGCAGCGCAGAGAAGCTGGTGAAGAAACTACTGGAAGAATCAG TTGCCCATTCTGTGTCCAAACAGTCGGACTCGGAGGCCGTGGGCGAGATTGAG GCACTCGTGTGTTTCGAGAAAGAGGAAGATGCTGAGAAACTGAAGAGCATCAAGAGCATAAAAGGAATCCCAGTCACTGTCGGAGCGAGCGTCAGAGAAAAG AATACTCCGCAAAGGAAGACTCCGCCGAG AGAACCTGACGCTTCTGGTGTGTCCGAACGTAAATGCACCAAATCCACAAAAACCATGACCCACAGAGCGGCGGCGCCGACACTTCACCAGACTTCACCTGATCGCTCCACCAAGCCTTTAACTTCACCTGATCGACCTACGAAGCCTTTAACTTCACCTGATCGCTCCACCAAGCCTTTAACTTCACCTGATCGCTCCACCAAGCCTTTAACTTCACCTGATCGACCCACGAAGCCTTTAACTTCACCTGATCGACCCACGAAGCCTTTAACTTCACTTGATCGACCTACGAAGCCTTTAACTTCACCTGATCGCTCCACCAAGCCTTTAACTTCACCTGATCGCTCCACCAAGCCTTTAACTTCACCTGATCGACCTACGAAGCCTTTAACTTCACCTGATCGCTCCACCAAGCCTTTAACTTCACCTGATCGACCTACGAAGCCTTTAACTTCACCTGATCGACCTACGAAGCCTTTAACTTCACCTGATCGCTCCACCAAGCCTTTAACTTCACCTGATCGACCTACGAAGCCTTTAACTTCACCTGATCGACCCACGAAGTCTCTATCTTCACCTGATCGACCTACGAAGTCTCTATCTTCACCTGATCGACCCACGAAGTCTCTATCTTCACCTGATCGCTCCACCAAGCCTTTAACTTCACCTGATCGACCCACGAAGCCTCTATCTTCACCTGATCGACCTACGAAGCCTTTAACTTCACCTGATCGACCTACGAAGCCTCTATCTTCACCTGATCGACCTACGAAGCCTCTATCTTCACCTGATCGACCCACGAAGCCTCTATCTTCACCTGATCGACCCACGAAGCCTCTATCTTCACCTGATCGACCCACAAAGCCTCTATCTTCACCTGATCGACCCACGAAGCCTTTAACTTCACCTGATCGACCCACTAAGCCTCTATCTTCACCTGATCGACCCACAAAGCCTCCATCTTCACCTGATCGTCCCACGAAGCCTTTAACTTCACCTGATCGCCCCTCAAAGCCTTTTTCTTCACCCTCTGGATCCAAAACAACTGCAACGGGCAAAC GTCTGGCGTCTGTTGACGGCGCTGTTTCAGCCGCGAGGACACCGCCGACATTGACTGTCGGGGAAAAGAACGAAAAGTGCCTCGATCTCCGGAGAATCT ggTGTGTCGACAAGTCTCAATTCTGCCTCCCACTTCAA GTTCAGGGTGAATTTACGGCCGGCGTTGTTTCATCAGACGCCAACTTGAACGGCGTCGCATTGGTTGATGTGCGAGAAACGAGCCCTGACCCCCGTCGCTCCCCCAACGACTCCAAGATgtccgcctcttcctcttcctcttcctctacctcctcctcctcatgcaAGCCAACCAAAGGCTCCACGAAGGGAAGCTCTTCCTCGAACTCCACCTCGGTATCGCCGAACAATCCCAAGGACGCATCTGAGTCCATTGAATCCCCCACCGGAccctcgtcgtcctctccttcttcaccgtCTCCAGAAACCCCTTCCCCCGCTGGTCGGAGAGCACCACGGAGCAAGACAAAGTCTCCGGTCAAAGCGTTGAATACTTCGTCCTTTAGTCGTTTTGAGACGGCGTCTACAGCCATTATCGAGGGGTCAACAGAGACGACTCCTGAGAGTGCAGAGGCGACGCCTGACCACAGAGCGTCAGCAGAGAGCATCACTGCAAAAACTGTTGAGTCATCAGAGACGTGTCCACCTGCACCGGGATCGGGGTTCAACCAAGGCAACACGCGCAAAGACCTGGAGAAGGgcgaagagaaaaggaaagacggCGATGATCCTGACAAACGTACAAAGCAGGAGGACGTCGGCGGGGAAAACGACCTAATGCCTGATTCCACTCATGAACAGATGGACGATGGGGACCGAGGAGGCGGCTGCGGCGTCCAGCTACCTGAGGAAAACCTTCAGGTCTTGAACGGTGAAAAGGAACCGGACGCTTCTTTTCAAGCGGTGGACGCTGCAGgtcaagaggagaggaaaagccCAGTCGGAGACAACGGTTCCTCAGTGCAGCAGTTATCTGAGGAAGGTGTGACTCAAGTAAGCAACAAACCTGCAGTTGAACACACAATCAATATAAATCCGGAGGCAAATAATGACCAAGTGTTAGGTAGAAAACGAGCTTCAAGGGGCATAGGATGCGCGAAGAAGAGAAAActaaatgaagaggaggacaaaaTGATGAAATCGGCAGAATCCTGCAAAGCCTCCAGAGGTGTCGACAAACCTCATGAGCACATCCCAAAAGACGAAGAACAGCCTCTTAATGTCAGCGATGAGAAAGCCTCTTTAAAAGACCTCGACAGTGATGTTACCAAACAAGAAACCTTTGAGGCGTTGGATTCGATTGACGATCAGAGAGCAATGGACGACGATGGGCAAAAAGTTGAACCTCCAACCGATCAGATGTCTAAAGATATTAAAGGGATAGAAGTAGAGGGTGATGCCAATCGGGCGGTTGACTCTGTTGCTGATGCTGACAACAAGGATAAGACGGTAAAGAGAGTAAAGATGACCCCGAGAAGAGATGATGGATCGTGGAAGAGGAGTGGTCCGAGGACAAGAGCTtccaaaagagaagagaaggaaaaatcaCCACTGAAACCGGACGGGAGGGTTATAAAATCTGGAACAAGAACAAAGACGGGCACCACCGCAGGAGTTTCTAAAAAAGACCAAGAGATCAAAGAGGAGGTGTATGAGATTTTAGATTCCGTGGACGATGAACCGGTTCGTGATGCGACAGAAAGGTCTGTTAGAAGACGaagtcagagaggaaagaaagaggaaaaaactgatGAGGAATCTCTCTATGAAGTTTTAGACTCTGTGGAAGATGAGGCTGCGACTGAACAACCCACCGTTATGACGAGATCGaccagaggaagaaggggaagaacAAGTAAGAAAGATTCTCCAATCGACAAGACAAAGGAAGAGGACACGCCGACGAGAAGGAGTCGCACTCCTGCCAGAGAATCACAGGAAGCAAAGAAGAGTTACATCACTGTGAGAGAGGTGAGGGATGAGGATGCTACCTTTGAAATATTAGACTCTGTGGAGGACGAGGCGGTTGTGAGGGACGACCGGCCCActacaggaggaagagggaaacgCGGAAGACCAACGAAAGCGGTTAAAGCAACTAAAAAAGAACgcagaagagaaaaggagggggaggaggaggaggtagtggtCGACACAAAGGAGCTGGTGACTGTGGACGAGGTCGGAGCGGACGAGGCTGGGAAGGAAATGGCGGCGTGGGATGGCAAGAACGTGCCGGGAGACGAAGAAAAGGTTGAGTGGAGCACGCTGGAGCTCCGCCCACCTAGCAAAGAGGACGAATCAGTGGACTCATTGAACCCAGAG aCTTCGTTGACTTTAGACGAACCAGGTGACgacgaggaagagaagaaaacacgcAAACACGACGTAACAG TTgtgagtaagaggaggaggaggaggaaggagcttGTCGGACCTGAGGCGAAGAGATCTCGATCTCAGTCTCCTCGTTCTTCTGCCAATGTCAAACTGCCGCCGTTCATTCCAAACAATCCACTCG GTCAGGAGTTTGTGGTCCCCAAGTCAGGTTACTTCTGTAACCTCTGTCGCGTGTTCTACCTGAACCAGAGCAGCGGCAAGGAGCAGCACTGCGTCAGCCAGAGACACTACGACAACCTGCAG aagcacTACCAGAAGCTTCAAGACAAACCATCAAGAAGTTCAACACAATATTCTCAAGGTGTCGTTTCTGATTGA